From Levilactobacillus zymae, a single genomic window includes:
- a CDS encoding type I restriction-modification system subunit M yields MVLTTEKKALIWKSLNDTRGGIEPSEYKNYIFGIMFYKFLSEKAQTWLEGVDHKKSQIQNSDELFKAMQKKLGYIIRPGEMFSDWKKAIDEGKFNIAMVIDALSHFDQGVSQDAKENLAGIFDGMDLVSSRLGPSNQTRTATLVSWIKLLDKTKLDTQDNVSGDLYEYLIEMFANNSGAKSTDFYTPHQVSDIMARILTEGCERQREHTLYDPAMGSGSLLLTTSSYMHNIVAKEGIKFYGQEIITTTYNLARMNLMMHGVDYKDIDLRNADTLQNDWPNGPINGVDTPRLFDTVMVNPPYSLRWDNTSREDDPRFRYGVAPKSKADYAFLLHGLYHLKSNGRMAIVLPHGVLFRGAAEKKIRKQLLEHHNISAIIGLPANIFNNTAIPTVIMVLEKDRESDDILFVDASKGFEKYKNKNIFRQEDIDKIIETYRKREDVSRYSHVATMAEVIENDYNLNIPRYVDTFIPPKIIPLMDLEDQLNQLNKQLSVLEEDGQRIMTKYQEN; encoded by the coding sequence ATGGTATTAACAACTGAAAAAAAAGCATTAATCTGGAAGTCTTTAAATGACACTCGAGGAGGAATTGAACCATCAGAATATAAAAACTATATTTTTGGGATAATGTTTTATAAGTTTTTATCGGAAAAGGCACAAACTTGGTTAGAAGGTGTGGACCATAAAAAAAGCCAAATTCAAAATTCCGACGAGTTGTTCAAGGCTATGCAAAAGAAATTGGGGTACATCATTCGGCCGGGAGAAATGTTTTCCGATTGGAAGAAAGCTATCGATGAGGGTAAATTTAATATAGCAATGGTTATTGATGCGTTAAGTCACTTTGATCAAGGTGTTAGTCAGGATGCTAAAGAGAATCTTGCTGGTATTTTTGATGGTATGGATTTGGTATCGTCGCGACTAGGCCCTAGTAACCAAACACGAACTGCGACGTTAGTATCTTGGATTAAATTGTTAGATAAAACTAAACTTGATACTCAAGACAATGTATCGGGGGATTTATACGAATATTTAATTGAAATGTTTGCGAACAATTCCGGCGCAAAATCAACAGATTTCTATACACCACATCAGGTATCGGATATTATGGCTCGAATCTTAACCGAAGGATGCGAGCGCCAGAGAGAGCATACATTGTACGATCCGGCGATGGGGTCAGGTTCATTATTACTAACCACCTCATCTTATATGCATAATATAGTTGCCAAGGAAGGTATTAAATTCTATGGTCAGGAAATCATTACGACAACTTATAACTTAGCACGAATGAATCTCATGATGCACGGTGTTGATTATAAGGATATTGATTTACGGAATGCTGACACACTGCAAAATGACTGGCCGAATGGTCCTATAAACGGAGTTGATACGCCACGATTGTTTGATACGGTTATGGTTAATCCGCCTTACTCCTTAAGATGGGATAATACTTCTAGAGAAGATGATCCTCGCTTTAGATACGGTGTTGCGCCTAAGTCTAAAGCTGATTATGCCTTTTTGTTGCACGGCCTTTATCATCTGAAATCCAATGGGCGAATGGCAATTGTCTTACCGCATGGGGTGTTGTTCCGTGGTGCGGCTGAAAAGAAGATTCGTAAACAATTATTGGAACATCACAATATTTCTGCAATCATTGGGTTGCCTGCCAATATCTTCAATAATACTGCGATTCCTACAGTAATTATGGTGCTAGAGAAAGATCGGGAAAGTGATGATATTCTCTTTGTAGATGCATCCAAGGGATTTGAAAAGTATAAAAATAAAAATATCTTTCGCCAGGAAGATATTGATAAGATCATTGAGACATACCGTAAACGGGAAGACGTTAGTCGTTATTCACATGTTGCGACGATGGCTGAGGTCATTGAGAACGATTATAACTTGAACATTCCCAGATATGTGGATACTTTTATTCCACCTAAAATCATTCCTTTAATGGACCTTGAAGATCAATTAAACCAGCTAAATAAACAGTTATCTGTCTTAGAGGAAGATGGACAACGTATTATGACAAAGTATCAGGAGAACTAG
- a CDS encoding IS256 family transposase produces the protein MNELSTEIMSALAKKEDVGEIIRQAVEQAVNGLLKTELTAFLGYQAYQRPDQATNYRNGVYERQLTTKYGEITVQVPRDRAGQFEQQTIDRYQRRTDSLEDMVIHLYRRGITTKEIAELMEKMYGSYYTPATMSNITQNVAEQVERFHQRKLADKYAVVYVDATYVHLRRDTVENEAVYIMIGIRPNGRKEVLNYTIAPTESKTIWEEQLQTIKDQGVQQVLLFVADGVIGLTDAVTQYFPKAKLQRCLVHVARNFTAKVRVSDRKPINDAFRDVRQSATAVAAKQALTVFIDKWGKKYPSLKKLAQEENLFTYYAFPKAVRHSIYSTNLIESFNKVFKSNLRKKQQFPNEDSLARFTVTQCLDYNDRNTNRTHRGFASCRDTFDSMFE, from the coding sequence ATGAATGAGCTTAGCACAGAAATCATGTCAGCACTAGCGAAAAAGGAAGATGTTGGTGAAATTATTCGTCAGGCCGTTGAGCAAGCCGTTAATGGCTTGCTTAAAACTGAACTCACAGCCTTCCTAGGCTACCAGGCATACCAACGTCCAGATCAAGCTACTAATTACCGTAACGGTGTTTATGAACGCCAATTGACGACAAAATACGGTGAGATTACCGTTCAGGTCCCACGGGACCGAGCAGGTCAATTTGAGCAACAAACGATTGATCGTTATCAGCGACGGACTGACAGCCTGGAAGATATGGTCATTCATCTGTATCGTCGGGGAATTACGACGAAAGAAATTGCCGAACTGATGGAAAAGATGTACGGCAGCTATTACACCCCAGCCACCATGTCGAACATTACGCAGAATGTGGCCGAACAGGTCGAACGTTTCCATCAGCGAAAGTTAGCTGATAAGTACGCAGTCGTGTACGTCGATGCGACTTACGTGCATCTACGGCGGGATACGGTGGAGAACGAAGCGGTCTACATCATGATTGGCATTCGTCCCAATGGACGTAAGGAAGTTCTCAACTACACTATCGCACCAACCGAATCAAAGACTATCTGGGAGGAACAACTCCAAACAATCAAAGACCAAGGCGTCCAGCAAGTCCTTTTATTTGTGGCCGACGGTGTCATTGGCTTAACCGATGCAGTCACACAATACTTTCCCAAAGCAAAGCTCCAGCGTTGTCTCGTCCATGTAGCTCGTAACTTTACAGCCAAGGTTCGGGTCAGTGACCGTAAGCCGATCAATGATGCCTTTCGTGATGTTCGCCAATCAGCTACGGCAGTAGCTGCAAAACAAGCCTTAACGGTTTTTATCGATAAGTGGGGTAAAAAGTATCCTAGCCTTAAGAAGCTTGCGCAAGAGGAGAATTTATTTACCTATTACGCTTTCCCCAAGGCCGTTCGTCATAGTATTTACTCAACCAACCTAATCGAATCTTTTAACAAGGTCTTCAAATCCAATCTCAGGAAGAAGCAACAATTTCCAAACGAGGATTCTCTAGCAAGGTTTACCGTCACTCAGTGTTTAGATTATAACGACCGCAATACCAATCGGACGCATCGCGGTTTTGCCAGTTGCCGGGACACTTTCGACTCAATGTTTGAGTAA
- a CDS encoding type I restriction-modification system subunit M, giving the protein MALTAEKKAMIWKTLNDTRGKIEPSEYKNYIFGIMFYKFLSEKAQTWLSGVLRGETWTSVWSQDAQRAAEFMQKDLGYVIQPGEMFSDWKTAINEDKFNVMMVSDALVHFDQGISQEAKPDFAGIFADMDLTSSRLGANAQTRTATLIDWIELLDKIELDTQNDLLGDLYEYLIGMFQANSGNKAGEFYTPHQVSDIMAQILTAGRENQEEYTLYDPALGSGSLLLTTGSHMQRAGVRGAIKYYGQEIITTTYNLARMNLMMHGVEYNDINLRNADTLNGDWPDGVLDGVDSPRMFDAVMANPPYSLKWDNTDREDDPRFKMGVAPKSKADYAFLLHCLYHLKADGRMAIVLPHGVLFRGAAEGRIRKELLESHNIAGVIGLPANLFTNTSIPTAILVLEKNRTADNVLFIDASKGFGKLQV; this is encoded by the coding sequence ATGGCCTTAACAGCTGAAAAAAAAGCAATGATTTGGAAAACTTTAAACGATACTCGAGGAAAAATTGAACCCTCTGAATATAAAAACTACATCTTTGGCATTATGTTTTATAAATTTTTGTCCGAAAAGGCTCAAACTTGGTTAAGTGGTGTGTTACGTGGTGAAACTTGGACGAGTGTGTGGTCCCAAGATGCCCAACGTGCGGCCGAATTTATGCAAAAAGATTTGGGCTATGTCATTCAACCAGGGGAGATGTTTTCTGACTGGAAGACGGCTATCAACGAAGATAAGTTCAACGTCATGATGGTTTCCGACGCACTTGTGCACTTCGATCAAGGTATTAGCCAGGAAGCTAAACCTGACTTTGCTGGGATTTTTGCCGACATGGATTTAACGTCATCGCGGCTGGGTGCCAATGCACAGACACGAACAGCAACGTTAATAGATTGGATTGAGCTGTTAGATAAGATTGAGTTGGATACACAAAATGACCTTTTAGGAGACCTCTATGAGTACCTAATTGGTATGTTTCAGGCAAACTCTGGAAACAAGGCGGGGGAATTTTATACGCCACACCAGGTTTCTGACATTATGGCACAGATTTTAACGGCTGGGCGCGAAAATCAAGAAGAGTATACGCTCTATGACCCAGCATTGGGGTCGGGATCGTTATTGCTCACCACCGGGTCGCATATGCAACGTGCTGGTGTACGGGGAGCGATTAAATACTACGGACAAGAAATTATTACCACAACTTACAACTTAGCGCGAATGAACTTGATGATGCACGGGGTCGAATATAACGACATTAATCTGCGTAATGCTGATACGTTAAATGGTGACTGGCCGGATGGGGTGCTTGACGGAGTGGACAGCCCCCGGATGTTCGATGCAGTGATGGCAAACCCACCGTACTCCCTGAAGTGGGACAACACGGACCGCGAAGACGATCCACGATTTAAAATGGGCGTGGCGCCGAAATCGAAGGCCGACTACGCGTTCTTGCTACACTGCCTGTACCATTTAAAGGCGGACGGCCGGATGGCGATTGTCTTGCCGCACGGGGTGCTGTTCCGGGGCGCCGCTGAGGGACGAATTCGGAAGGAATTATTGGAAAGCCATAATATTGCAGGGGTTATTGGGTTGCCAGCCAATCTTTTCACCAACACCTCAATTCCTACGGCGATTCTGGTATTAGAGAAGAACCGGACGGCGGATAATGTGTTATTTATTGACGCATCAAAAGGCTTTGGCAAATTACAAGTTTAA
- a CDS encoding IS30-like element ISLsa1 family transposase has protein sequence MGTSTLSRFQRGALAQLVNEGNKSYQVMADALGVAKATISYELDRVKPYDPELAQQDADRKRRNCGRRSMLTAALATLITNHLRLTWSPETIAAAYNLSTASIYNWLNRGWLPFKLTDLPNRNVRQHRVSENRGKFTSGTSIEQRPTTVNQRLAFGHWEVDTVLSSRSESRSCLVTFVERKTRLLWAIKAPNRTAKALNTAFGKFMGAFGPQVKSITVDHGKEFANYQALEQDYQIKVYFCHPYSPWERGSNEYFNRRLRWFFPKKTNFSQVTTDEILAALELINQRPLKIHHQQTAIERFRACSD, from the coding sequence TTGGGTACATCTACTTTATCACGTTTTCAACGTGGCGCACTAGCACAACTGGTCAATGAGGGGAATAAATCTTACCAAGTAATGGCTGACGCCTTAGGCGTCGCCAAAGCTACGATTAGCTATGAGTTGGACCGGGTTAAACCTTATGATCCAGAATTAGCTCAGCAAGATGCAGATCGCAAAAGGCGGAATTGCGGTCGTCGTTCGATGCTGACGGCAGCATTAGCGACTTTAATTACCAATCACTTACGATTAACCTGGTCACCAGAAACCATTGCGGCCGCTTATAACTTGAGCACTGCGTCAATTTATAATTGGCTTAATCGTGGCTGGCTCCCCTTCAAATTGACTGATCTACCCAATCGGAATGTCCGCCAGCACCGAGTGAGCGAAAATCGTGGGAAATTTACAAGTGGGACTTCCATCGAACAACGGCCAACAACTGTTAATCAACGGTTAGCTTTTGGTCATTGGGAAGTAGATACGGTGCTTTCTAGTCGAAGTGAGTCACGATCATGTCTGGTTACATTCGTAGAACGTAAGACCCGACTTCTATGGGCCATCAAAGCCCCTAATAGAACGGCTAAGGCTCTAAACACCGCCTTTGGCAAGTTTATGGGGGCCTTCGGTCCCCAAGTAAAATCCATTACTGTTGATCATGGTAAAGAGTTTGCCAATTATCAGGCCTTAGAACAGGATTATCAGATCAAAGTTTATTTTTGCCATCCATATTCACCATGGGAGCGAGGTTCCAATGAATATTTTAATAGACGGTTACGCTGGTTCTTCCCGAAAAAGACCAATTTTAGCCAAGTAACGACTGATGAGATCCTAGCAGCACTTGAACTAATTAATCAACGACCATTAAAAATACATCATCAACAGACTGCCATTGAAAGATTCCGGGCTTGTTCGGATTAA
- a CDS encoding N-6 DNA methylase — MPFEKQKNSNVLRPEDIEKIVQTYLARKDVEKYAHVAPLSEIQENEYNLNIPRYVDTFEEEPPVDTAKLLAEMKTVTQEEVRETAELKRMMADLVVTKPEDQHILDDLRGILDNE; from the coding sequence TTGCCCTTTGAAAAACAAAAGAATTCCAATGTCTTACGGCCAGAAGATATTGAAAAGATTGTTCAGACTTATCTCGCGCGGAAAGACGTGGAAAAGTATGCACACGTTGCACCGTTGTCAGAAATTCAGGAAAACGAGTATAACCTCAACATTCCGCGTTACGTGGATACCTTTGAGGAGGAGCCACCGGTCGATACAGCGAAGCTCTTAGCAGAGATGAAGACGGTCACCCAAGAAGAGGTCCGAGAAACGGCTGAATTAAAGCGCATGATGGCGGACTTAGTGGTAACTAAGCCGGAGGACCAGCATATTCTAGATGATCTAAGGGGGATCTTGGATAATGAATAA
- a CDS encoding restriction endonuclease subunit S has product MNKTQPSKALVPAIRFKGFTDAWEQRKLKNVLKVNSGRDYKDLKPGNIPVYGTGGFMLNVNDQLSSDDAIGIGRKGTIDRPQFLRAPFWTVDTLFFMTSEGNNSLRFLYAWCQLVQWKRYDESTGVPSLSKGTLNKIPLNVPSLSEQNSIGEFFNILDNLIASNRRKGKILKDLKKALLQKMFVSGKETIPDIRFSGYTDAWEQRKLKDVADYRNGKAHEKNVTENGSYVIVNSKFVSTNGRVKKYSDKQIAPLYKGEISFVLSDVPNGRAIARTFQIDKTGIYSLNQRIAGIKVHKNTDMNFLNYLMNRNSYFLKFDNGVGQTNLSKSEVVNFPSYYPTLDEQEKIGLTLTYLDFIIASNQRKGKILRNLKKALLQRMFV; this is encoded by the coding sequence ATGAATAAGACACAACCATCTAAAGCTCTGGTGCCGGCCATTCGCTTTAAGGGATTCACTGATGCATGGGAACAGCGTAAGTTGAAAAATGTGTTAAAAGTAAATTCTGGTAGAGACTATAAAGATCTTAAGCCGGGGAATATTCCTGTTTATGGTACTGGTGGATTTATGCTTAATGTTAATGACCAATTATCTTCGGATGATGCTATTGGCATAGGAAGAAAGGGGACAATTGATAGGCCTCAATTTTTAAGGGCTCCTTTCTGGACAGTGGATACACTATTCTTTATGACAAGTGAGGGAAATAATAGCCTTCGTTTCTTATATGCATGGTGTCAGTTGGTCCAATGGAAGCGGTATGATGAATCAACAGGCGTACCTAGTTTATCAAAAGGCACTCTTAATAAAATTCCACTGAATGTGCCTAGCTTAAGTGAACAAAATAGTATTGGAGAATTTTTTAACATTTTGGATAACCTTATCGCTTCCAATCGGCGTAAGGGTAAGATCCTAAAAGATCTCAAAAAAGCTCTACTACAAAAAATGTTCGTATCTGGCAAAGAAACAATTCCGGATATTAGGTTCTCAGGATATACTGACGCCTGGGAACAGCGTAAGTTAAAAGATGTGGCTGACTATCGTAATGGTAAAGCACATGAAAAGAATGTTACTGAAAATGGATCCTACGTTATTGTTAATTCAAAGTTTGTTTCAACAAATGGTAGAGTAAAAAAATATTCTGATAAGCAGATAGCCCCTCTGTATAAAGGAGAAATTTCTTTCGTGCTCTCTGATGTCCCTAATGGGAGAGCTATTGCAAGGACCTTTCAAATAGATAAAACTGGGATATATAGTTTAAACCAGCGGATTGCCGGTATCAAAGTTCACAAGAATACCGATATGAACTTTCTGAATTATTTAATGAACAGAAATTCATATTTTCTTAAATTTGATAATGGTGTTGGTCAAACAAATTTATCAAAGTCTGAAGTTGTAAATTTCCCCTCATACTATCCGACACTAGATGAACAGGAAAAAATTGGACTAACTTTAACTTACCTAGACTTCATTATCGCTTCCAATCAGCGTAAAGGTAAAATTCTACGAAACCTCAAGAAGGCTTTACTTCAAAGAATGTTCGTCTAA
- a CDS encoding type I restriction endonuclease subunit R — translation MVESKFEAAVIKKLKAEGWTERKDLSSVTTKALYDHWRDILNQNNARKLENVPLSDTEFESLKLELNKNKTPYDAQLMLAGSGGIGTLPLTRDDGTKLEIEIFYGDEVAGGHSQYEVVSQVTFNDLPYTLSTKRRIDIMLLINGIPVAHIEEKDESLQNQWNAFEQLQKYAGDGMYTGLFSFVQVQFILSQHSAHYFARPKSSADYNKDFVFGWRDATGKDVTDTMDFIHQVMGIPALHRLVTVNMIPDAANDNLMVMRSYQIQATRAIMERMRTMDDNNFIEKEGGYVWHTTGSGKTVTSFKVAQLLASMPRVHNVLFIVDRVDLINQTFENFKSYAYRTFESRIKVVKGHELKRALKASDAASHIYLITVQGLDKAVKAGLSSMDRQVILMDEAHRSASGDAVARIKSAFPKTTWFGFTGTPNFYSDEVHDVQTSRDISTYDIFGQRLHRYTIKDAIGDGNVLGFDVSYYTPDIEVTNHSELNEQELEKEVYTSLPFRQAVVQDIIDHWQENHSGPIEMGVRKPNQFHGLFAVSGKQAVVAYYQLFKKLAPDLRVAMTYSRDEDNGIGTSDLQAALKQGMQDYAALYHTRNFLEGQNPERDYVNDITKRLAHKKPYNQKLSAEQELATPQRLDLVIVSDQLLTGFDSKYVNIIYIDKLLKEGPLIQAMSRTNRTIDKNAKPHGKVRFYRKGDVMEENVKNALVIYTKGGNDTAEDAAKQPDDQDQKELQDDNILAPEMTTQIEELQPMITKLKEIAGDDFSQTPQSETDQQIFAVLAAEVNQKVQRLVQQGYALGSTIDVLDASGKETGNQVSLNIASENEFSALQARLNDVNNLLPPDKQVDLTNVKVAIDLYRHEIIDYDMLVALLNAYMDETTTQNHQAVEEHITPMDDDSRSEIEAILDGIENHVYTTHFDTETLKQARRAVRTEQVELKIRRWSADNKFNGNTIVDAFGSYLPGISMNDNPKLKEKVDQIANDQKLSYFELADFRDELLKFFSSLTKD, via the coding sequence ATGGTTGAAAGTAAGTTTGAAGCCGCGGTAATAAAAAAATTAAAAGCTGAAGGCTGGACTGAACGAAAAGATTTATCGAGCGTTACGACCAAAGCCTTGTATGATCATTGGCGAGATATCTTGAACCAAAACAACGCCCGCAAGCTTGAGAACGTCCCTCTTTCAGATACAGAGTTTGAGAGCCTCAAACTTGAACTCAATAAAAATAAAACACCCTATGATGCACAGCTGATGCTCGCCGGTTCCGGAGGGATTGGTACGTTGCCATTGACCCGTGATGATGGTACTAAGCTAGAAATTGAGATTTTTTATGGTGACGAAGTTGCAGGGGGACATTCGCAGTATGAAGTCGTCAGTCAAGTCACTTTTAATGATCTTCCGTACACATTGAGCACTAAGCGGCGTATTGATATCATGCTGTTAATTAATGGGATACCCGTTGCCCATATCGAAGAAAAGGATGAATCACTGCAAAATCAGTGGAACGCGTTCGAGCAGTTACAAAAATATGCTGGTGATGGGATGTATACGGGCCTATTTTCTTTTGTACAGGTCCAATTTATTTTATCGCAACATTCAGCTCATTATTTTGCGCGTCCCAAAAGTTCGGCAGATTACAATAAGGACTTTGTTTTTGGTTGGCGGGATGCAACAGGGAAAGACGTTACGGATACCATGGATTTTATTCATCAGGTTATGGGAATCCCCGCGTTGCATCGTTTAGTAACGGTCAACATGATTCCAGATGCGGCCAATGATAATCTGATGGTGATGCGGTCTTACCAGATTCAAGCCACCCGAGCCATCATGGAACGCATGCGTACCATGGATGATAATAACTTCATTGAAAAAGAGGGTGGCTACGTTTGGCATACAACGGGGTCTGGGAAGACGGTTACGTCGTTTAAGGTCGCACAGTTGTTAGCGTCGATGCCGAGGGTTCATAACGTTTTATTTATCGTAGACCGTGTTGATTTGATCAACCAAACGTTTGAGAACTTTAAGTCTTACGCCTATAGAACTTTTGAAAGCCGAATTAAAGTTGTTAAAGGCCATGAATTAAAAAGGGCCCTTAAGGCTTCCGATGCAGCATCGCATATTTACCTGATTACCGTTCAAGGACTAGATAAGGCTGTAAAAGCAGGGTTATCCTCAATGGATCGGCAGGTTATCTTGATGGATGAAGCCCATCGTTCGGCCAGCGGGGATGCTGTGGCCCGAATTAAAAGTGCTTTTCCTAAAACAACTTGGTTTGGTTTCACAGGTACACCTAATTTTTATAGTGATGAGGTCCACGATGTACAAACGTCACGTGATATCTCAACTTATGATATTTTTGGGCAGCGTCTTCATCGTTATACTATTAAAGATGCAATTGGTGACGGTAACGTATTGGGCTTTGATGTTAGTTATTACACGCCCGATATTGAGGTTACTAATCATTCTGAACTCAATGAACAGGAATTAGAAAAAGAAGTTTATACCTCCCTTCCATTTCGTCAGGCAGTTGTCCAAGATATTATCGACCATTGGCAAGAGAATCACTCAGGACCTATTGAAATGGGTGTTCGAAAGCCTAACCAGTTTCATGGATTGTTTGCTGTATCTGGCAAACAAGCAGTTGTGGCGTATTACCAATTATTTAAAAAGTTAGCACCGGATTTGCGGGTTGCCATGACTTATTCACGGGATGAAGATAATGGTATTGGGACATCTGACTTACAAGCAGCTCTTAAGCAGGGGATGCAAGACTACGCTGCCCTGTATCACACACGAAACTTTTTAGAAGGCCAGAATCCAGAACGGGACTACGTTAATGATATTACTAAACGGCTGGCTCACAAAAAGCCTTATAACCAGAAGCTAAGCGCTGAACAAGAGCTAGCAACACCGCAACGTCTTGATCTCGTGATCGTATCTGACCAATTGTTGACTGGATTTGATTCTAAGTACGTTAACATTATCTATATTGATAAACTCCTAAAAGAAGGTCCATTGATCCAGGCGATGTCCCGTACGAATCGTACAATCGATAAGAATGCCAAACCCCACGGTAAAGTTCGTTTCTACCGAAAGGGCGATGTGATGGAAGAAAATGTCAAGAATGCATTAGTTATCTATACAAAAGGTGGTAATGATACTGCTGAAGACGCGGCCAAGCAACCGGATGATCAGGACCAAAAGGAACTGCAGGATGATAATATTTTGGCGCCCGAGATGACTACCCAGATTGAAGAGCTTCAACCAATGATTACGAAGCTCAAGGAAATTGCTGGGGATGATTTCAGTCAAACGCCACAATCGGAAACAGACCAACAGATTTTTGCTGTGTTGGCAGCGGAGGTTAACCAAAAGGTACAACGTTTAGTCCAACAAGGCTATGCACTAGGGTCGACTATTGATGTACTGGATGCAAGTGGCAAAGAGACAGGCAATCAGGTAAGCTTAAATATTGCTAGTGAGAATGAGTTTAGTGCACTCCAAGCTCGTTTGAATGACGTGAACAATCTGCTACCACCGGATAAGCAGGTGGACTTAACCAATGTTAAGGTGGCTATTGACCTTTATCGTCACGAAATCATTGATTACGACATGCTAGTTGCATTGTTGAACGCCTACATGGATGAGACAACGACTCAGAATCATCAGGCTGTTGAGGAGCATATTACGCCGATGGACGATGACTCCCGTTCTGAGATTGAAGCAATTCTGGATGGAATTGAAAATCATGTCTACACAACCCACTTTGATACAGAAACGTTAAAGCAGGCTCGTCGGGCCGTCCGAACAGAGCAAGTTGAACTAAAAATTCGACGATGGTCTGCTGATAATAAATTTAATGGAAATACAATTGTTGACGCTTTTGGTTCGTATTTACCAGGAATTAGTATGAATGATAATCCTAAGCTTAAAGAAAAGGTTGATCAGATTGCTAATGATCAAAAATTAAGTTATTTTGAGCTTGCTGACTTTAGGGATGAACTTTTGAAATTTTTCAGTTCTCTAACTAAAGATTAA
- a CDS encoding YafY family protein, with the protein MKIERLIAIVMLLLENETMSAATLAHRFNVSKRTILRDMDTLNLARIPIYAVRGANGGFGIMATYKFDKRLLTVTDLQTILTALAKLNDWTLDDQTRLTLDKIRALLPQVHDPANFSINDTPTTGSQRLATLRKKLLAAIQRSTLVQLTYVDRLGHQTVRRIEPYQLTYRNASWYLLAYSLERNAFRTFKLARIVKLTVLEAPFSKRQLPATDQPVPTDFKLVNLTVLVKKDVRDKLIEGIDTGPLVEVDQTHYQTTFVIPDNEYGYRYVAEFGTSLQVRAPAAFVAHYREWLLQIVRLNGQGL; encoded by the coding sequence ATGAAAATTGAACGGCTAATTGCGATTGTCATGCTATTACTGGAAAACGAAACGATGTCGGCCGCCACCTTGGCCCACCGGTTCAACGTCAGTAAGCGCACCATATTAAGGGACATGGATACCCTCAATTTAGCACGGATTCCCATCTACGCCGTTCGCGGGGCCAATGGCGGCTTTGGGATTATGGCCACTTACAAGTTCGATAAGCGGCTCCTCACCGTGACCGACCTACAAACCATCCTCACCGCCCTAGCCAAGCTGAACGACTGGACGCTCGACGACCAAACGCGCTTGACCCTAGATAAGATTCGGGCACTTTTGCCGCAAGTTCATGACCCGGCTAATTTTAGCATCAACGATACACCAACTACGGGGAGCCAACGATTAGCGACTCTCCGCAAAAAACTTCTGGCGGCCATTCAGCGGTCGACTTTAGTGCAACTCACCTATGTCGACCGGCTGGGCCACCAAACGGTACGGCGAATCGAACCTTATCAATTAACTTACCGGAACGCCAGTTGGTACTTGTTGGCCTATAGCTTAGAGCGCAACGCCTTCCGGACGTTTAAACTAGCACGAATCGTCAAACTAACGGTGTTAGAAGCCCCCTTCAGCAAACGCCAGCTGCCGGCGACTGATCAACCGGTGCCAACCGATTTCAAACTGGTCAACTTAACGGTGTTGGTGAAAAAGGACGTGCGAGACAAGCTCATCGAGGGCATCGATACGGGACCGTTAGTTGAGGTGGACCAGACTCATTACCAGACGACCTTCGTCATTCCGGATAACGAATACGGCTACCGCTACGTCGCTGAGTTTGGCACTAGTCTTCAGGTGCGCGCCCCTGCGGCGTTTGTCGCGCACTATCGGGAGTGGCTGCTGCAGATTGTTCGGTTGAATGGGCAGGGACTGTAG